The following are encoded in a window of Saccharothrix longispora genomic DNA:
- a CDS encoding UTP--glucose-1-phosphate uridylyltransferase, translating into MSAFQTAIVPAAGLGTRFLPTTKAVPKELLPVVDTPGIELVATEAAQAGATRLVIVTSPGKEAVAEYFRPQPELEQTLEARGKSDLLDKVRRAQNLLTVETAIQDKALGLGHAVGCAEGNLTGDDEAVAVLLPDDLVLPTGVLSTMAAVREEHGGSVLCAFDIPREQISAYGVFDVEEIGHDDVKRVVGMVEKPKAEDAPSTFAAAGRYLLDRAIFDALKRITPGAGGELQLTDAIALLINEGHPVHVVVHRGGRHDLGNPGGFLKAAVDFALEHPDYGPELGEWLRERLGNS; encoded by the coding sequence ATGAGCGCCTTCCAGACAGCAATCGTGCCCGCGGCGGGGTTGGGCACGCGCTTCCTCCCGACCACCAAGGCGGTGCCCAAGGAGCTGCTGCCGGTCGTCGACACCCCCGGTATCGAACTCGTCGCCACCGAGGCCGCCCAGGCCGGCGCGACCAGGCTCGTGATCGTGACCTCCCCGGGCAAGGAGGCGGTGGCCGAGTACTTCCGACCGCAGCCCGAACTGGAACAGACGCTGGAGGCCCGCGGCAAGTCGGACCTGCTCGACAAGGTCCGCCGCGCGCAGAACCTGCTCACCGTGGAGACCGCGATCCAGGACAAGGCCCTGGGCCTCGGCCACGCGGTCGGCTGCGCCGAGGGCAACCTGACCGGTGACGACGAGGCCGTGGCCGTCCTCCTCCCGGACGACCTGGTGCTGCCCACCGGCGTGCTGTCGACGATGGCGGCGGTCCGCGAGGAGCACGGCGGCAGCGTGCTGTGCGCGTTCGACATCCCCCGCGAGCAGATCTCCGCCTACGGCGTCTTCGACGTCGAGGAGATCGGCCACGACGACGTGAAGCGGGTCGTCGGCATGGTCGAGAAGCCCAAGGCCGAGGACGCGCCGTCCACGTTCGCCGCCGCCGGCCGCTACCTCCTCGACCGGGCGATCTTCGACGCACTCAAGCGCATCACGCCGGGCGCGGGCGGCGAGCTCCAGCTCACCGACGCCATCGCGCTGCTGATCAACGAGGGCCACCCGGTGCACGTCGTCGTCCACCGGGGTGGGCGACACGACCTGGGCAATCCCGGGGGATTCCTCAAGGCTGCGGTTGACTTCGCCCTCGAGCACCCGGACTACGGGCCCGAGCTGGGGGAGTGGTTGCGGGAACGCCTCGGCAACTCCTGA
- the glp gene encoding molybdotransferase-like divisome protein Glp, whose protein sequence is MRSVEEQLARVVAAAVRPAPVRVAISESQGLLCAEEVVAERALPGFDQAAVDGYAVRSVDVQAANEEPVKLPVVGEIPAGSRQPRRLQPGQAVRVATGAPLPTLADAVVPLGYTDGHAAKVTVQRSVPSAAFVRRTGEDVQTGDVAVRRGSVIGAAQVGLLAAVGRNKVLVHPRPRVSVVSVGEELVDVDRTPGQGQVYDVNSYALAAAARDAGAEVSRVGIQSADPRRLREVVEGRLLLSEIVVVAGGVGGVIGDEVRAALADLGDVDVTRVAMHPGSVQGFGRLGPDAVPTFLLPSNPMSALVVFEVLVRPLIRAALGKRNPYRRAVTARLLSPLTSTKGRRGFLRGQLLRDADSGEYLVQPLGTSGSHLLASLAEANCLVMVEEDVTDVAVGDEVTVSFLAQRG, encoded by the coding sequence ATGAGGTCAGTGGAAGAGCAGCTCGCCAGGGTCGTGGCCGCCGCCGTGCGGCCCGCCCCGGTGCGGGTGGCGATCTCCGAGTCGCAGGGCCTGCTCTGCGCGGAGGAGGTCGTCGCCGAGCGCGCGTTGCCCGGTTTCGACCAGGCCGCCGTGGACGGCTACGCGGTGCGCAGCGTCGACGTGCAGGCCGCCAACGAGGAGCCGGTGAAGCTCCCCGTGGTCGGCGAGATCCCCGCCGGGTCGCGCCAGCCCAGACGGTTGCAGCCCGGTCAGGCGGTCCGGGTGGCGACCGGCGCGCCCCTGCCGACGCTGGCCGACGCCGTCGTGCCCCTCGGCTACACCGACGGGCACGCGGCGAAGGTGACCGTGCAGCGGTCCGTGCCGTCGGCGGCGTTCGTCCGCCGCACCGGAGAGGACGTGCAGACCGGTGACGTCGCCGTCCGCCGGGGCTCGGTCATCGGCGCGGCCCAGGTCGGCCTGCTGGCCGCCGTCGGCCGCAACAAGGTGCTGGTCCACCCCAGGCCGAGGGTGTCGGTGGTCTCCGTGGGCGAGGAGCTCGTGGACGTCGACCGCACGCCCGGCCAGGGGCAGGTCTACGACGTGAACAGCTACGCGCTCGCCGCGGCGGCCCGGGACGCGGGCGCCGAGGTCAGCCGGGTCGGCATCCAGTCCGCCGACCCGCGCCGGCTGCGCGAGGTCGTCGAGGGCAGGCTGCTGCTGTCCGAGATCGTGGTCGTCGCGGGTGGCGTCGGGGGCGTCATCGGCGACGAGGTCCGCGCGGCCCTGGCGGACCTCGGGGACGTCGACGTGACGCGCGTGGCCATGCACCCCGGCTCGGTGCAGGGCTTCGGCCGGCTCGGGCCGGACGCCGTGCCCACGTTCCTGCTGCCGTCGAACCCGATGAGCGCGCTCGTCGTGTTCGAGGTGCTGGTGCGCCCGCTGATCCGGGCCGCGCTGGGCAAGCGCAACCCTTACCGCCGGGCCGTCACCGCGCGCCTGCTGTCGCCGTTGACCTCCACGAAGGGGCGGCGAGGGTTCCTGCGGGGCCAGCTGCTGCGCGACGCGGACAGCGGCGAGTACCTGGTGCAGCCGCTCGGCACGTCCGGCTCGCACCTGCTGGCCTCGCTGGCCGAGGCGAACTGCCTGGTCATGGTGGAGGAGGACGTGACCGACGTGGCGGTCGGCGACGAGGTCACGGTCAGCTTCCTGGCGCAGAGGGGATAG
- a CDS encoding GNAT family N-acetyltransferase, translating into MSLAWEGGRHPGWPARLGPLRVDAGLVALRPPRLRDASAWSATRLRDQAYLEDWEPTAFDGWHERNAVLAWPAHWSSLKSMARRGHALPFVITVDGRLAGQITVGNIVRGSLRSAWVGYWVAADRARGGVATAALALVVDHCFGAAGLHRLEATARPENAASLRVLAKVGFRREGLFRRYLDVAGDWRDHVCFAMTAEEASPEGIVRRMVAQGYAQTA; encoded by the coding sequence ATGAGCCTGGCCTGGGAAGGCGGTCGTCACCCCGGCTGGCCCGCGCGGCTCGGACCGCTGCGGGTGGACGCGGGGCTCGTGGCGCTGCGCCCGCCGAGGCTGCGCGACGCCTCCGCGTGGTCCGCCACCCGACTGCGGGACCAGGCCTACCTGGAGGACTGGGAACCGACCGCGTTCGACGGCTGGCACGAGCGCAACGCCGTGCTCGCGTGGCCCGCGCACTGGTCGTCGCTGAAGTCGATGGCCCGCCGCGGCCACGCCCTGCCGTTCGTGATCACGGTGGACGGCCGGCTGGCCGGCCAGATCACCGTCGGCAACATCGTGCGCGGGTCGCTGCGCTCGGCGTGGGTCGGCTACTGGGTCGCCGCGGACCGGGCGCGGGGCGGCGTGGCCACGGCGGCGCTGGCGCTGGTCGTCGACCACTGCTTCGGCGCGGCCGGCCTGCACCGCCTGGAGGCGACCGCGCGACCGGAGAACGCGGCGTCGCTGCGCGTGCTCGCGAAGGTCGGCTTCCGGCGGGAGGGCCTGTTCCGGCGGTACCTCGACGTGGCCGGCGACTGGCGCGACCACGTCTGCTTCGCGATGACCGCGGAGGAAGCGTCACCCGAAGGGATTGTCCGCCGAATGGTTGCACAGGGGTACGCCCAAACCGCCTGA
- the sepX gene encoding divisome protein SepX/GlpR: MPSSLIVVGLVVAWLVVLVPMVARKRADASRGSMEEEYDAMPDAEFDDYEDDEYDEPETDFGHRPYRPGRGGFDPETAAILAQAKYAFRRRVVGTLFLSALVTGVVAGFVHPLVWWAHAAVDVALVSYLVYLRIQVRVEEDVRARRQARLGRSHRRSARHVDGGAERSAAHHPHDEAEVTDQHGLAPRPRFQHQVRPGTVVVDADDEDPVFVELDGPEALPYRRAVGE; the protein is encoded by the coding sequence ATGCCGAGCTCGCTGATCGTCGTGGGACTGGTCGTGGCCTGGTTGGTCGTCCTCGTGCCGATGGTCGCCCGCAAGCGTGCCGACGCTTCGCGCGGGAGCATGGAGGAGGAGTACGACGCCATGCCCGACGCCGAGTTCGACGACTACGAGGACGACGAGTACGACGAGCCGGAGACGGACTTCGGGCACCGCCCGTACCGCCCGGGCCGGGGCGGCTTCGACCCCGAGACCGCGGCGATCCTGGCGCAGGCCAAGTACGCGTTCCGCCGCCGCGTCGTCGGCACCCTGTTCCTGTCCGCCCTGGTGACCGGCGTGGTCGCCGGCTTCGTTCACCCGCTCGTGTGGTGGGCCCACGCCGCCGTGGACGTGGCGCTCGTCTCCTACCTCGTGTATCTGCGCATCCAGGTGCGCGTCGAGGAGGACGTCCGCGCCCGCCGCCAGGCCCGCCTCGGCCGCTCCCACCGCCGCTCCGCGCGGCACGTGGACGGGGGCGCCGAGCGGTCCGCCGCGCACCACCCGCACGACGAGGCGGAGGTCACCGACCAGCACGGACTGGCCCCGCGCCCGCGCTTCCAGCACCAGGTCCGCCCCGGCACGGTCGTGGTGGACGCCGACGACGAGGACCCGGTGTTCGTCGAGCTCGACGGCCCCGAGGCCCTCCCGTACCGGCGGGCGGTGGGCGAGTAG
- a CDS encoding UvrD-helicase domain-containing protein — MRFVADLHIHSKYSRACSRDCDLEHLTWWARRKGISLVGTGDFTHPAWYDHLTENLVEAGPGLFRLREDLDRDIDRTLAPSLAGAPVRFMLSVEISTIYKRDGHTRKVHHLVYMPDLESAARFNARMAKIGNIGSDGRPILGLDSRDLLEITLECGGYLVPAHVWTPWFAVLGSKSGFDAVDDCYADLAPHVFAVETGLSSDPEMNWRVSGLDRFRLVSNSDAHSPPALGREATLFDTDLDYYAVRRALETGEGFDGSLEFFPEEGKYHVDGHRKCGVRLEPRETLAHNGICPECGKPLTVGVLSRVEELADRPSGSRPAGAAGFTNLVPLPEMVSEIVGTGPKSKKVLAEVDRLTAALGPELVILRDVPVDDIAAHSPLLGEAVTRLRRGEVVRDAGYDGEYGVIRLFEPGELERRNSAFALFDTEPAAGAVVGTGSAKSAVDRPTAPRPPVSPPVAPTATTSAVAPGGTALLDGLDPEQRAAASVESGPLLIIAGPGTGKTRTLTHRVADLVTRRGVPASECLAITFTRRAAEEMAERLAVLAPEHAPALTIATFHSLGVVILREHHSSAGLSPAFGVADPDQQLAVARTVVDDDDKEARALVAAGDGRYKEALRAQDLVDFDDLIALPLALLEDSPDLVDAYRARWRWVSVDEYQDVDEQQYRLLRLLAPADGNLTAIGDPDQAIYRFRGADVGFFLRFREDFPTARTVHLTRNYRSSAAVVTGALDVIAPSSLVPGRELHPMVDHGAAPVGVHHAASESAEAAFVARTVEQVLGGASFHAFDSGRVSSDGTANLGFCDFAVLYRTDRQSRALVDALTTAGLPFQKRSHDRLADRPGVARIAAELRAATGATVLERVRAVAGDDHTAYELLKPLAVECGDDFERFHTSLALGVEVDTWDPRADRISLLTLHASKGLEFPVVFIVGCEDGLLPMRWPGDDDAAAVDEERRLLFVGMTRAQRHLFLSHTTTRPRSPFLADLKAFEQIGAPQPKRRKKGTQLSLL, encoded by the coding sequence GTGCGCTTTGTGGCCGATCTCCACATCCACTCCAAGTACTCCCGGGCGTGCAGTCGCGACTGCGACCTCGAACACCTGACGTGGTGGGCTCGCCGCAAGGGGATCTCGCTGGTCGGCACGGGCGACTTCACGCACCCGGCGTGGTACGACCACCTCACCGAGAACCTCGTCGAGGCCGGCCCCGGGCTGTTCCGGCTGCGCGAGGACCTCGACCGGGACATCGACCGCACGCTGGCGCCGTCGCTGGCCGGCGCGCCCGTCAGGTTCATGCTGTCGGTGGAGATCTCCACGATCTACAAGCGCGACGGCCACACGCGCAAGGTGCACCACCTCGTCTACATGCCCGACCTGGAGTCCGCGGCGCGGTTCAACGCGCGGATGGCGAAGATCGGCAACATCGGGTCGGACGGGCGGCCCATCCTCGGGCTGGACTCGCGAGACCTGCTGGAGATCACGCTGGAGTGCGGCGGCTACCTGGTGCCCGCGCACGTGTGGACGCCGTGGTTCGCCGTGCTCGGCTCGAAGTCGGGGTTCGACGCGGTCGACGACTGCTATGCCGACCTCGCGCCGCACGTCTTCGCCGTGGAGACCGGGCTGTCCTCCGACCCGGAGATGAACTGGCGGGTGTCCGGGCTCGACCGGTTCCGCCTGGTCAGCAACTCGGACGCGCACTCGCCGCCCGCCCTCGGGCGCGAGGCCACGCTGTTCGACACCGATCTCGACTACTACGCGGTGCGGCGCGCGCTGGAGACCGGCGAGGGGTTCGACGGGTCGCTGGAGTTCTTCCCCGAGGAGGGCAAGTACCACGTCGACGGCCACCGCAAGTGCGGCGTGCGCCTGGAACCGCGGGAGACGTTGGCGCACAACGGGATCTGCCCCGAGTGCGGCAAGCCGTTGACCGTCGGCGTGCTCAGCCGGGTCGAGGAGCTGGCGGACCGGCCGTCGGGTTCGCGCCCCGCCGGTGCCGCCGGGTTCACCAACCTCGTGCCGCTGCCGGAGATGGTGAGCGAGATCGTCGGCACCGGACCGAAGAGCAAGAAGGTGCTCGCCGAGGTCGACAGGCTGACCGCCGCGCTGGGGCCGGAGCTGGTGATCCTGCGGGACGTGCCGGTGGACGACATCGCCGCGCACTCGCCGCTGCTGGGCGAGGCGGTGACCCGGCTGCGGCGGGGCGAGGTGGTGCGGGACGCCGGGTATGACGGCGAGTACGGCGTGATCCGGCTGTTCGAGCCGGGGGAGCTGGAGCGGCGGAACTCGGCGTTCGCGCTGTTCGACACCGAACCGGCCGCCGGCGCGGTCGTCGGCACCGGGTCCGCCAAGTCCGCTGTGGACCGTCCGACCGCACCGCGGCCACCGGTGTCGCCTCCCGTCGCGCCCACCGCCACCACCTCGGCCGTCGCCCCGGGCGGTACCGCGCTGCTGGACGGCCTGGACCCCGAGCAGCGCGCGGCGGCGTCCGTCGAGTCCGGTCCGCTGCTGATCATCGCCGGTCCGGGCACCGGCAAGACGCGGACGTTGACGCACCGCGTCGCGGACCTCGTGACCAGGCGCGGTGTGCCGGCGTCGGAGTGCCTCGCGATCACGTTCACCCGGCGCGCGGCGGAGGAGATGGCCGAACGGCTGGCCGTGCTCGCGCCCGAACACGCCCCGGCGTTGACGATCGCCACGTTCCACTCGCTCGGCGTGGTCATCCTGCGCGAACACCACTCGTCAGCGGGGTTGTCACCCGCGTTCGGGGTGGCCGACCCGGACCAGCAGCTCGCCGTCGCCCGCACCGTCGTCGACGACGACGACAAGGAAGCCAGAGCCCTCGTCGCCGCCGGTGACGGCCGGTACAAGGAGGCGCTGCGGGCGCAGGACCTGGTCGACTTCGACGACCTCATCGCCCTGCCGCTCGCGCTGCTGGAGGACTCGCCGGACCTCGTGGACGCCTACCGCGCCCGCTGGCGGTGGGTGTCGGTGGACGAGTACCAGGACGTGGACGAGCAGCAGTACCGCCTGCTGCGGCTGCTCGCGCCCGCCGACGGCAACCTGACCGCGATCGGCGACCCCGACCAGGCCATCTACCGCTTCCGGGGCGCCGACGTCGGGTTCTTCCTGCGCTTCCGCGAGGACTTCCCTACCGCGCGGACCGTGCACCTGACCCGCAACTACCGCTCGTCCGCCGCCGTGGTGACCGGTGCGCTCGACGTCATCGCGCCGTCCTCGCTGGTGCCGGGGCGCGAGCTGCACCCGATGGTCGACCACGGCGCCGCGCCCGTCGGCGTGCACCACGCGGCGTCCGAGTCGGCGGAGGCGGCGTTCGTGGCGCGGACGGTCGAGCAGGTGCTGGGCGGCGCGTCGTTCCACGCGTTCGACAGCGGCCGGGTGTCGTCGGACGGCACGGCCAACCTGGGATTTTGTGACTTCGCGGTGCTCTACCGCACCGATCGCCAGTCGCGGGCGCTGGTCGACGCCCTGACCACGGCGGGCCTGCCGTTCCAGAAGCGCTCCCACGACCGGTTGGCCGACCGGCCCGGCGTGGCCCGGATCGCGGCGGAGCTGCGTGCGGCGACCGGTGCCACCGTGCTGGAGCGCGTGCGCGCCGTGGCGGGCGACGACCACACGGCGTACGAGCTGCTCAAGCCGCTGGCGGTCGAGTGCGGGGACGACTTCGAGCGGTTCCACACGTCGCTCGCGCTGGGCGTGGAGGTGGACACGTGGGACCCGCGCGCCGACCGGATCTCGCTGCTCACGCTGCACGCGTCGAAGGGCCTGGAGTTCCCGGTCGTGTTCATCGTCGGCTGCGAGGACGGCCTGCTGCCGATGCGCTGGCCGGGTGACGACGACGCGGCGGCGGTCGACGAGGAGCGGCGGCTGCTGTTCGTCGGGATGACCAGGGCGCAGCGCCACCTGTTCCTCAGCCACACCACGACGCGCCCCAGGTCGCCCTTCCTGGCGGACCTCAAGGCGTTCGAGCAGATCGGCGCACCGCAGCCGAAGCGGAGGAAGAAGGGGACCCAGCTCAGCCTGCTGTGA
- a CDS encoding alpha-lytic protease prodomain-containing protein, translating to MTRRTVAAVAVAVLGAAGTAAALATTATAGPPPSPPAVDGGLVAAMARDLNITPDQAIVRIGREAAASRTESALRARLGPAFAGAWLNADATRLVVGATDPSQVPAIEAAGAEARVVARSAGRLDALKTALDDNARSAPDTVPGWYVDVPTNTVVVLARDVAHGRAFARASGLAEGDVRVERSTEDPRPLVDVIGGNAYYIGSGSRCSVGFAVEGGFVTAGHCGRTGAATTQPSGTFAGSSFPGNDYAWVRTAAGNTGRPLVNRYPGTVPVAGSTEAPVGASVCRSGSTTGWRCGTIQQKNASVTYPEGTITGLTRTNACAEPGDSGGSWLTGDQAQGVTSGGSGNCTSGGTIYFQPVNEILQVYGLRLVVGGGTPPTSTTSPTTTTTNPGQTTWQPGVAYSAGALVAYDGVGYRCLQGHSSQPGWEPPAVPALWQRVG from the coding sequence ATGACTCGACGCACCGTCGCCGCCGTCGCCGTGGCTGTCCTGGGCGCTGCTGGAACCGCAGCGGCGCTGGCCACCACGGCGACCGCCGGTCCACCCCCGTCGCCACCGGCCGTGGACGGCGGCCTGGTCGCCGCCATGGCCCGCGACCTGAACATCACGCCCGACCAGGCGATCGTCCGGATCGGCCGGGAGGCTGCCGCGTCCCGGACCGAGAGCGCGTTGAGGGCACGGCTCGGCCCGGCGTTCGCGGGGGCCTGGCTGAACGCCGACGCCACGCGGCTGGTGGTCGGCGCCACCGACCCGTCGCAGGTCCCGGCCATCGAGGCGGCCGGGGCGGAGGCCCGGGTCGTCGCCCGTTCGGCGGGCCGGCTCGACGCGCTCAAGACCGCGCTCGACGACAACGCGCGCAGCGCCCCCGACACGGTGCCCGGCTGGTACGTCGACGTGCCCACCAACACCGTGGTGGTGCTGGCCCGGGACGTGGCGCACGGTCGGGCGTTCGCGCGGGCGAGCGGCCTCGCGGAGGGCGACGTGCGGGTCGAGCGGTCCACCGAGGACCCGCGCCCGCTGGTCGACGTCATCGGCGGCAACGCCTACTACATCGGCAGCGGCTCGCGGTGCTCGGTCGGGTTCGCGGTGGAAGGCGGGTTCGTCACCGCCGGGCACTGCGGGCGGACCGGCGCCGCCACGACCCAGCCCAGCGGCACGTTCGCCGGCTCCAGCTTCCCCGGCAACGACTACGCCTGGGTGCGCACGGCGGCCGGCAACACCGGGCGGCCCCTGGTCAACCGCTACCCCGGCACGGTGCCGGTGGCCGGGTCGACCGAGGCCCCCGTCGGTGCCTCGGTGTGCCGGTCCGGCTCCACGACCGGCTGGCGCTGCGGCACCATCCAGCAGAAGAACGCCTCCGTGACCTACCCCGAGGGCACGATCACCGGCCTGACCCGAACGAACGCCTGCGCCGAACCCGGCGACTCCGGCGGATCGTGGTTGACCGGCGACCAGGCGCAGGGCGTCACCTCCGGCGGCTCCGGGAACTGCACGTCCGGCGGGACGATCTACTTCCAGCCGGTCAACGAGATCCTCCAGGTCTACGGCCTCCGGTTGGTCGTCGGTGGCGGCACACCCCCGACCAGCACCACCTCGCCGACCACCACGACCACGAACCCGGGCCAGACCACCTGGCAGCCGGGCGTCGCGTACTCGGCCGGTGCCCTCGTGGCCTACGACGGCGTCGGGTACAGGTGCTTGCAGGGGCACTCGTCCCAACCGGGCTGGGAGCCGCCGGCGGTGCCGGCCCTGTGGCAGCGCGTGGGCTAG
- a CDS encoding serine/threonine-protein kinase: MELARSLLAWLHGWVGVSLCPGDWAWTMTAFGALVGALPTLAALLSITVRRVVGNSYGPVTGAIFAVLGVTSTLALPWVAFSAAFKLLRTSALPGTASLAGSPCRAFTQFDYLVGAPSIIEAFSGGRVVFLVAACVTALLALLCLLFVMLQAGSAFRLGPNWPRRVFWPPFVVLLLATSALPVTLVGHLLLGFFPVALVGSLVVRIFGLTTAMLNRPGRDRGNPTPQPAVSRTPPPHQSSNQPIGQQPSGRQSANHHPASHHSASQLPSGHQSSGHQPQKPPPYQVEKPPPYQPAQIPPYQPHGAPPKPPPYRPTPPQRHYPPTRIAEVPPEPPKPARVEQPAQLADTPGPLPFGPGASSASNPAPAQDSGKVWNPAGGRFRRIRQLGRGGFGTVWLAVDEQLARTVAVKLAHAPDNDTEQRMVREARALAAVRHPNCVRVFDIVQDSDGLAIIMEYIDGQPLSDVVLKSGLLADTLAARLWVNMADALVAAHEQGVLHRDVKPSNVIVDTSGTAHLIDFGIARSKGDSTLTATGMMVGTPDFLAPETARGEAASPASDAWQLAATVSYALTGHPPRGSRENPISSLMAAAQGEPCVKLPQRSAHTRLLTSALDADPAKRPSLTAIRAELSTWMSQAGLSKEGPVTRMIDRPEPPTRPVR; the protein is encoded by the coding sequence GTGGAGCTGGCCAGGTCGCTGTTGGCGTGGCTGCACGGCTGGGTGGGCGTGTCCCTCTGCCCCGGTGACTGGGCGTGGACCATGACGGCGTTCGGCGCGCTGGTCGGCGCGCTGCCCACCCTCGCCGCCCTGCTGTCGATCACCGTGCGCCGGGTCGTCGGCAACTCCTACGGGCCGGTCACCGGCGCGATCTTCGCCGTGCTGGGCGTGACCAGCACGTTGGCGCTGCCGTGGGTGGCGTTCTCGGCGGCGTTCAAGCTGCTGCGCACCTCGGCGCTGCCGGGCACGGCCTCGCTGGCCGGCTCGCCGTGCCGGGCGTTCACGCAGTTCGACTACCTGGTCGGCGCGCCGTCGATCATCGAGGCGTTCAGCGGCGGCCGGGTGGTCTTCCTGGTCGCGGCGTGCGTGACGGCGCTGCTGGCGCTGCTGTGCCTGCTGTTCGTGATGCTCCAGGCCGGTTCGGCGTTCCGCCTCGGCCCGAACTGGCCGCGCCGCGTGTTCTGGCCGCCGTTCGTCGTGTTGCTGCTGGCCACGTCGGCGCTGCCGGTCACGCTGGTCGGCCACCTGCTGCTCGGTTTCTTCCCCGTCGCGCTCGTCGGCTCCCTGGTGGTGCGGATTTTCGGGTTGACTACCGCCATGCTCAACCGCCCCGGTCGCGATCGCGGGAACCCGACCCCGCAGCCCGCGGTGTCCAGAACGCCGCCGCCCCACCAGTCGTCGAACCAGCCGATCGGCCAGCAGCCGTCGGGCCGGCAGTCGGCGAACCACCACCCGGCAAGCCACCACTCGGCGAGCCAGCTGCCGTCCGGTCACCAGTCGTCCGGTCACCAGCCCCAGAAGCCGCCGCCGTACCAGGTGGAGAAGCCGCCGCCCTACCAGCCGGCGCAGATCCCGCCCTACCAGCCGCACGGCGCGCCGCCGAAGCCGCCGCCGTACCGGCCGACCCCGCCGCAGCGGCACTACCCGCCCACGCGGATCGCCGAGGTGCCGCCGGAGCCGCCGAAGCCGGCCCGCGTGGAACAGCCGGCGCAGCTGGCCGACACGCCGGGCCCGCTGCCGTTCGGCCCCGGCGCGTCGTCCGCGTCCAACCCGGCCCCGGCACAGGACTCGGGCAAGGTGTGGAACCCGGCGGGCGGCCGGTTCCGGCGCATCCGCCAGCTCGGCCGGGGCGGGTTCGGCACGGTGTGGCTGGCCGTGGACGAGCAGCTCGCGCGCACCGTCGCGGTGAAGCTCGCGCACGCGCCCGACAACGACACCGAGCAGCGCATGGTGCGCGAGGCGCGTGCCCTGGCGGCCGTGCGGCACCCGAACTGCGTGCGCGTGTTCGACATCGTCCAGGACTCGGACGGCCTGGCGATCATCATGGAGTACATCGACGGCCAGCCGCTGTCGGACGTGGTGCTCAAGAGCGGCCTCCTCGCCGACACGCTCGCCGCGCGGCTGTGGGTGAACATGGCGGACGCGCTGGTCGCGGCGCACGAGCAGGGCGTGCTGCACCGCGACGTGAAGCCGTCGAACGTCATCGTCGACACCTCCGGCACGGCGCACCTGATCGACTTCGGCATCGCCCGCTCCAAGGGTGACAGCACGCTCACCGCGACCGGGATGATGGTCGGCACGCCCGATTTCCTCGCCCCGGAAACCGCGCGCGGCGAGGCCGCGAGCCCCGCGTCGGACGCCTGGCAGCTGGCCGCGACGGTCAGCTACGCGCTCACCGGCCACCCGCCGCGCGGATCGCGGGAGAACCCGATCTCGTCGCTCATGGCCGCCGCGCAGGGCGAGCCGTGCGTGAAGCTGCCGCAGCGCAGCGCCCACACCCGCCTGCTCACCAGCGCGCTGGACGCCGACCCGGCCAAGCGCCCGTCGCTGACCGCGATCAGGGCCGAGCTGAGCACGTGGATGTCGCAGGCTGGCCTGAGCAAGGAGGGGCCGGTCACCAGGATGATCGACCGACCGGAGCCGCCGACCCGGCCCGTGCGCTGA